From Treponema sp. OMZ 787:
ATCAGTTCGGAATAGACGGAATAATAGTTCCCGAAAACAAAAGTGCCGGAGGATTTGAAATTATAAGCAAGGTCAGTGCAGGGGCGGCAGCCTGGGTTCCCTATGTTGAGGCAACTAATCTGGTACGCACTGTGGAAAGGCTGAAAAAAGAAGGCTTTTGGATTTACGGAGCAGATGCAGGAGGTAAGCCCCTACCGGATCTCAAGTTCCCAAAAAAGACAGCCCTAATTATGGGAAGTGAGGGGAAAGGGATGAGCCGCCTTGTAGAAGAAACCTGTGACGAAATAGTATCGATTCCAACAAAGGGAAAACTCGACAGTTTAAATGTCTCCGTCGCAGCAGGTATTCTCCTATATGAGATCAGCCGGAAAAAAGAAAAATAAAAAAGCCCTGACAAGAAACATTAATTTCTTATCAGGGCTTTTATTGTTAATAACTGCGGAGCTTTTTAATTCTTATATTCAATAATCCTTTTTACGGCTTCGCTAAGAGGCATTTCATCCTCAGTCCTATTAGTCATATCCTTTAATTTGACCTTAAAACTTTGAATATTCTTATCAAATTCTTCAACACAAGAATTTTTAGTTAAGAAAAGTCCCCACCTTATATCTTTTTTTTCGGCATAGGCGTACTGATGGTTCATTTTTTTAGGTTCAGGATATACTTCAGCATTTATTTTTTCGGTTTCAAAAAATTTAGCCACCTTATATGAAAGAACCTGATCATCCTCAGGTAAAGAAAATACGAGGAGGTCGGTAAAGCTGGCCTTTGTTTTTTGATGACCCAAAAGTTCAAGGGCAGCTAAAAGCCTGTCAAGTCCGATAGAAGTACCTACACCCGTAATACGCTCCTTCATATAAAGAGCCGTAAGGTTATCATACCGCCCTCCGGAACAAACGGAACCTATCGAGGGTAAATCGGTCAAAAATGTTTCAAATACAACACCTGTATAGTAATCCAAACCTCTGGTAATAGAAGGGTCCAAAACTATAGAGTCTTCAATACCCACAGCCTTTACCAAGGAGTAGATATCCCTCATGCGTTTTGTATCTTCATCAGGGCCTCCGGCAAGATTTTCCAGGTGGGAAAGGGTCTTTTCAAAGTCTTCGCTTTTTAATTCCTTGCTCACACCGGAAATATAGGCCAATATTTTTGTTGCCTTATCTTCGGAGCTCAAGTCAGTAAGAAGTTTTAAAACCTCATCCTCTCCTATCTTTGCAAGTTTATCGACGGTACGCAAAATTTCTTCGCTGTCTCCGGACAAATCTAAAGACTTTAAGAAACGGTTAAATATTCCCCTATGCGAAACATGAATTTTAAAATTAGAAACGCCTAATTCATTCAAAGATTTTTTGATAAGGCGTAATATTTCAAAATCAACGGCAGCCGTATCTGAACCCAAAATATCAAAATCGCATTGCAAAAATTCCCGATAACGGCCGGCCTGAGGTTTCTCGCCGCGCCAAACTTTTCCTAAATGATAGCGCTTAAACGGAAAATATATTTCGGACTTATGTTCAGCAACAAAACGGGCCAAGGGAACAGTTAAGTCAAAGCGCATAGCCACATCCCTTCCGCCGTTGTCATTAAACCGGAAAACCTGCTTTTCGGTTTCCCCTCCGCTCTTTCTCAACAGAATCTCGGAATATTCCAAAGCCGGAGTATCGATGGGCACAAAGCCGTAATCCCTAAAAACCTTTACCAGCCTTTCCATAAGAAGAGCTCTTTCAATCTCATCCGCAGGAAGAAAATCCCTAAATCCCTTTAAAACTTTTGGTTGTATTAAATCACTCATAGGTCTATTTTACAATATTTTTTTAGATTGGGCAAGGGTTAATGTTTACCTTGTGGATATTTACCTCTCCTTGTAATTTTTTTCTATCCAATTACGGTATTCACCGGAGCGGACATTCTCTATCCAATCTTTATTATTTAAATACCAGTCAACAGTATTTTCAAGCCCTGTTTCAAAATCAAAACTGCGTTTCCAGTTAAGTTCTTTTTTTATTTTTGTACAGTCAATGGCATACCGCCGATCATGACCAAGCCTATCGGTTACATGAGTGATAGTCTTTCTTACATTTTCTTCGCTCAGTCCTGCTTTTTTGCAAACAATTTGAATGAGTTTATTTAAAAGCCTTATATTCTCCCACTCATTTTCACCGCCGATATTATAGGTTTCCCCTAATTTTCCGTTTTTTAAGATGAGCCTTACAGCCTCATTGTGATCTTCGACATGTATCCAGTCCCTAATCTGCTTACCGTCACCATACACCGGAAGATTTTTACCTTCAAGCATATTTAAAATCATAAGAGGAATTAATTTTTCGGGGAATTGAAAGGGGCCATAATTATTTGAACAGTTTGAAAGAGTAACAGGAAGCCCATAGGTATGGAAATAAGCTTTTACCACGTGGTCGCTTGAAGCCTTACTTGCAGAATAAGGAGAACGAGGATCATAAGCCGTTGTTTCTTCAAAAAGGCCTTCAGGGCCTAAAGAACCGTAAACCTCATCAGTACTGATATGATGAAAAAGAACATCAGCGCGCATCGTCCCGTCAGTTTTTTTCCAAAATTGCTTGGCTGTTTCCAAAAGGTTAAAGGTTCCTAAAACATTCGTCTTTAAAAAAACCTCAGGACCCAAAATAGAACGGTCAACATGACTTTCGGCTGCAAAGTGAACAACAGTATCTATATTATATTCGGCAAAAATCTTATTTATAATTTCTTTATCGCAGATATTTCCATGAATAAAAAAATAGCAGGAACCTCCGAATTCGGATTCTATATCGGCAAGGCTTGCGGCATTGCCTGCATAGGTAAGAGCATCTAGGTTTATGATTCGTCCTTTAAAATCAACTTCTTTTTTTAATAAAGTTCTGATAAAATTAGAACCGATAAAGCCCGCACCGCCGGTTACCAGTATATTTTGTAGATTTCGCATTTAGATTAACTCCTTTAAATAACAAGATAAACTTTCTTTCCAGTCAGGAATCAAAAGATCGAAGGTTTGTTTTATTTTTTCTTTATTTAACAAAGAAAAAGAAGGTCTTTTCGCTTTTTGATGAAATTGGCTGCTGTCACAAGGAAGAACCCTACAATCATTTTTAATTAAATCCAGTTCCTTTCCCTGCTTATAAATTTCACAAGCAAAGTCATACCATGAAATAGTTCCTTCATTGGAATAATGATAGATGCCGTACTTTTTATTATCGGATGTTATTATCTTTATCACAGCCTTAGCCAAATCAACAGCATAGGTAGGGGTTCCTATTTGATCATTTACCACTTTGATTTCATCTTTTTCATTCATTAAGCGAAGCATAGTAGAAACAAAGTTGGGGCCAGCCTTACCGTAAAGCCATGCAGTCCTTATTATATAATGTTCGTGTAAATTATTTATAATATTAAGTTCCCCTTCCAGCTTTGTTTTGCCGTATATACTTTGAGGATCTGTCTTATCCGCTTCGATATATGGTACAGTAGAATTACCGGCAAACACATAGTCAGTTGAAAAATGAATGAGTTTCGCACCGACTCTTTTTACAAGTTCTGCTATATTTATAAGCGAGTCCGCATTTAGTTTTTGAGCCATAGAAGAATTATCTTCAGCCTTATCCACAGCCGTATAAGCTGCACAGTTAATGATCCATTCACATTTTTTATTTTGAAATGCCTCTTCATAAAACTCTTCTAAAGCATTTTTATCGGTAATATCAACTTCTATATCAGTACCTATCCATTGTATACTATTTTGAGTGAGTAAGGTATTGATTTCGGAAGCAAGCATTCCTTTAGCACCTATAAGCCAAATCATATAAAACACCCCTTAACGTATAAAAGCCGGATATTTTGTATCTTTTTCCGAGAAAATATACGGAACGTCTAAACTAGGCCAATCAATACCGATTGCAGGATCATTCCACATAATGCCGCCTTCATCTTCGGGATGATAAAAGTCTGTACATTTGTATGCAAAAACAGCCTCATCGCTTAGCACTAAAAAACCGTGAGCAAATCCGGGCGAAATAAAAAATTGATTTTGTTTTTCGGCAGAAAGCAAGACACCGTACCATTTGCCGTAAGTCGGAGATTCTTTTCTAATATCTACTGCCACATCAAAAACTTCACCGCTTAACACTCTCACAAGTTTACCTTGAGGATGTTCTTTTTGAAAATGAAGCCCCCTCAAAACGCCCTTGTAAGATTTTGATTGATTATCTTGAACAAAGTCATATTTTATTCCGGCACTTTCAAAATCGCGTTTTGACCAACTTTCAAAAAAATACCCGCGGTTATCGGAAAATATTTTAGGCTGAATTTCATAAAGCCCCTCAATGGGACACTTTGTTATAGTAATA
This genomic window contains:
- the hisS gene encoding histidine--tRNA ligase, which encodes MSDLIQPKVLKGFRDFLPADEIERALLMERLVKVFRDYGFVPIDTPALEYSEILLRKSGGETEKQVFRFNDNGGRDVAMRFDLTVPLARFVAEHKSEIYFPFKRYHLGKVWRGEKPQAGRYREFLQCDFDILGSDTAAVDFEILRLIKKSLNELGVSNFKIHVSHRGIFNRFLKSLDLSGDSEEILRTVDKLAKIGEDEVLKLLTDLSSEDKATKILAYISGVSKELKSEDFEKTLSHLENLAGGPDEDTKRMRDIYSLVKAVGIEDSIVLDPSITRGLDYYTGVVFETFLTDLPSIGSVCSGGRYDNLTALYMKERITGVGTSIGLDRLLAALELLGHQKTKASFTDLLVFSLPEDDQVLSYKVAKFFETEKINAEVYPEPKKMNHQYAYAEKKDIRWGLFLTKNSCVEEFDKNIQSFKVKLKDMTNRTEDEMPLSEAVKRIIEYKN
- the rfbB gene encoding dTDP-glucose 4,6-dehydratase, which encodes MRNLQNILVTGGAGFIGSNFIRTLLKKEVDFKGRIINLDALTYAGNAASLADIESEFGGSCYFFIHGNICDKEIINKIFAEYNIDTVVHFAAESHVDRSILGPEVFLKTNVLGTFNLLETAKQFWKKTDGTMRADVLFHHISTDEVYGSLGPEGLFEETTAYDPRSPYSASKASSDHVVKAYFHTYGLPVTLSNCSNNYGPFQFPEKLIPLMILNMLEGKNLPVYGDGKQIRDWIHVEDHNEAVRLILKNGKLGETYNIGGENEWENIRLLNKLIQIVCKKAGLSEENVRKTITHVTDRLGHDRRYAIDCTKIKKELNWKRSFDFETGLENTVDWYLNNKDWIENVRSGEYRNWIEKNYKER
- the rfbD gene encoding dTDP-4-dehydrorhamnose reductase, translated to MIWLIGAKGMLASEINTLLTQNSIQWIGTDIEVDITDKNALEEFYEEAFQNKKCEWIINCAAYTAVDKAEDNSSMAQKLNADSLINIAELVKRVGAKLIHFSTDYVFAGNSTVPYIEADKTDPQSIYGKTKLEGELNIINNLHEHYIIRTAWLYGKAGPNFVSTMLRLMNEKDEIKVVNDQIGTPTYAVDLAKAVIKIITSDNKKYGIYHYSNEGTISWYDFACEIYKQGKELDLIKNDCRVLPCDSSQFHQKAKRPSFSLLNKEKIKQTFDLLIPDWKESLSCYLKELI
- the rfbC gene encoding dTDP-4-dehydrorhamnose 3,5-epimerase, with the translated sequence MPITITKCPIEGLYEIQPKIFSDNRGYFFESWSKRDFESAGIKYDFVQDNQSKSYKGVLRGLHFQKEHPQGKLVRVLSGEVFDVAVDIRKESPTYGKWYGVLLSAEKQNQFFISPGFAHGFLVLSDEAVFAYKCTDFYHPEDEGGIMWNDPAIGIDWPSLDVPYIFSEKDTKYPAFIR